AACGGGGCGCGCGAGCGACGACCGTGGACCGGGTGGCCGAGGTGGCCGGCGTCGCGAAGGGGACGGTGTACCTCCACTTCGAGTCCAAGGACGCGCTGTTCGGGGCCCTGCGCTCCCGCTACGACGAGGACCTGCTCAGCGCAGCGGCGGAGGAACTCGCAGCGACGGGAAGCCCCCGGCACCGCCTCGAAGCGTTCCTGAGGCGAGCGCTCGCCCTCCACAGGCGCCGTGCCGAACTGCACCACGTCCTCTTCCACGAGGTCGGTGGTTCAGAGGACGCCTCGATGGGGCGCTTCCGGATCCTCTTCGCGGGCTTTGTGGAGGATTGTGTCCGTGCCGGCGACTTCGACGTCGACGATGTCGAGATCGCTGCGGGGCTGCTCCTGCACGGCCTCCACGGGATGGTGGTCGAGTTCCTCCATGCCGAGCGCAGCGACGAGGACGCCGCCATCGCCGCCACGGTGTCGCTGCTCATGGAGGGCCTGAGCGGATCGGCAAGGTGATTTTCGGACCCAGCCAGCGACGTGCTGCCTAGGATGCATTCGACACCGATCACACCAGCGTTTCAGGGGTAGACATATGACACTGCGCATCAACGACACGGCGCCGGACTTCACCGCCGAGACCACCGAGGGGACCATCCGCTTCCACGAGTGGATCGGTGACGGGTGGGCGCTTCTGTTCTCCCACCCCAAGGACTACACGCCGGTCTGCACGACGGAGCTCGGTGCCGTGGCAGGCATGAAGGACGACTTCGCTGCCAGGAACTGCAAGCTCATCGGCATCAGCGTCGATGGCGTCGAGGACCACAAGGGCTGGTCGGCCGACATCGAGACCGCCACCGGGAACACCCTGAACTACCCGCTCATCGGC
This Acidimicrobiales bacterium DNA region includes the following protein-coding sequences:
- a CDS encoding helix-turn-helix domain-containing protein, whose product is MPTEEPRTLPPEVRRVQILDAAAAVLTERGARATTVDRVAEVAGVAKGTVYLHFESKDALFGALRSRYDEDLLSAAAEELAATGSPRHRLEAFLRRALALHRRRAELHHVLFHEVGGSEDASMGRFRILFAGFVEDCVRAGDFDVDDVEIAAGLLLHGLHGMVVEFLHAERSDEDAAIAATVSLLMEGLSGSAR